CTCGACCCGTTCGAGGGGCTCGTGCGCGGGCTGCTCGGGCAGCAGGTGAGCGTGCGTGCGGCGAGCACCATCGCCGATCGGCTCGTCCGGCTGCTCGGCGAGCCGTTGGGCGGCGACGAGCCGTCGGTGGCGTTCCCGAGCGCCGACGCGGTCGCCGACGCGTCGGTCGACACGCTGCGATCGTTAGGCGTCCCGCGCACGCGCGCCGCCGCACTGCGCGCGTGCGCGGCGGCGGTGCGCGACGGACGGCTGCGCTGGGACGCCGTGCGCGCGATGCCGGCCGACGAGGCGCAGCGCGCGCTCGACGACCTCCCGGGCGTGGGGCCGTGGACCGCGTCGTACGTGCGCATGCGCGCGCTCGGCGACCGCGACGCGTTCCCGGCGGCGGACCTCGGCGTCGTGAAGGCGCTCGCGCGGCTCGGCGTCGCGCCCGCCGACGCGGAGCGCGCGGCCGAGCGGTGGCGGCCGTGGCGCGCGTACGCGACGGTGTTCCTGTGGACCTCCCTCTCCGACCCGGTGTGACATGACGACGGACACGACCTCCATCGCGGCGCGCGTCGCGGCGCTCGACTGGTCCGCCCTCGCGCGCGATCTCGACGCGCGCGGCTGGGCTGAGACGCCGCCGCTGCTGTCGGCCGCCGAGTGCGACCGGCTCGCCGCGCTGTTCGACGACGACGCACGGTTCCGCGCGCGCGTCGACATGGCTCGTCATCGCTTCGGCGAGGGACGCTACAAGTACTTCGCCGAGCCGCTGCCGGCCGAGGTAGCTGCGCTGCGGCAGGCGCTCTATCCACCGCTCGCCGCGGTCGCGAACCGGTGGGCCGCGCTGTTAGGCGGCGAGGCCGACTTCCCCGACACGCTCGACGCGTTCCGTGCCCGGTGCGCCGCGGCGGGGCAGACGCGGCCGACGCCGCTCCTGCTCCGCTACGAGGCCGGCGGCTACAACTGCCTGCATCAGGACCTGTATGGCGCGGTGGCGTTCCCGTTCCAGGCGATGGCGATGCTGCGCGAGCCGGAGCGCGACTTCACCGGCGGCGAGTTCCTGCTCGTCGAGCAGCGGCCGCGCGCGCAGTCGGCGGGGACGGCGCTGCGGCCGGCGCGCGGCGCGATCGTGCTGTTCACGACGCGCACGCGTCCGGTGGCCGGCGCGCGCGGGCACTACCGCGTACAGATGCGGCACGGCGTGAGCCCGGTGCGGAGCGGGCGGCGGGAGACGCTGGGGGTGATCTTTCACGACGCGGCGTAGGGCTGATGGAAACGGCGGGACGATCGACGGCGGGACGTCGAACGGCGGGACGTCTTACCGCGGGACGTCGAACGGCGGGACGTCTTACCGCGGGACGGATACGGCGGGATGGCGTGCGTTCGGAGGGATCCGGTCGGCGTCGGAATGGTACCGACGTCGATCGAGCGCGGCCGAACTATGGGCGAAGGGGGGGGAGCCCCCCCTGGTAACTACGATCCGGGCGCCCGCTCCCGCCGTTCGTCGTCCCGCCGTATATCGTCCCGCCGTATATCGTCCCGCTGTAGGCCGTCCCGCCGTCGTTCGTCCCGCCGTACCATCTCCGTCATGCTCCGTCCCCTCGCCGCCGCCCTGCTCCTCGTCGTCGCACCGTTAGGCGCGCAGCCGAGGCTCTCGGCGGACCAGCAGCTCGCGCGCGACGTCCTGCGCGAGCTCGTCGAGATCAACACCGCCGACTCCGTGGGCAGCGTGACCGCCGCCGCCGAGGCCATGGCGCGCCGGTTCCGCGATGCCGGCTTCCCGGCCGAGGACGTGCGCCTCCTCGTCCCCGACGGGCAGCCGACGAAGGGGAACCTCGTCGTGCGCTACCGCACGCGGGTGCCTAACGGCGAGCGGCCCGTCCTGCTCGTCGCGCACCTCGACGTCGTCGCCGCGAACCGCGCCGACTGGGCGTCCGACCCGTTCGTGCTGCGCGAGGAGAACGGCTTCTTCGTCGCGCGCGGCGTGGCGGACGACAAGGGCCACGCCGCGCTGTTCGTCGCCACGCTGCTGAAATGGAAGCGCGACGGGTGGGCGCCACGGCGCGACGTCATCCTCGCGCTCACCGCCGACGAGGAAGGCGGCGGCTCGAACGGCGTGCAGTGGCTGCTCGCGAACCACCGCGAGCTCGTCGACGCGGCGTACGCGCTGAACGAGGGCGCGTTCGGCGCGCTCGCCGGCGACCGCCCGCTGTACCTCGGCTTCCAGGCCACCGAGAAGCGCTCGGCGAACTTCACGCTCACCGTGACGAACCCGGGTGGCCACTCCAGCATCCCACGCCCCGACAACGCCATCTATCAGCTCGCGCACGCGCTCGAGCGGATCGAGTCGTACACGTTTCCCGTCGCGCTGAACGACGTGTCGCGCGCGTACTTCACGCAGACCGCGCGCGTGGTCCCGCCCGACGTCGCCGCGGCCATGCGTGCGATCGTCGCGAACCCGTCCGATGCCGCGGCCGCCGCGCGACTGTCGCGCGACCCGACGTGGGCGTCGATGCTGCGCACGACGTGCGTCGCGACGCGCCTCGCCGGCGGGCACGCGAACAACGCGCTGCCGCAGCGCGCCACGGCGACCGTGAACTGCCGCATCGTGCCGACGTCGAGCGCGGCGGAGGCGCGCGAGGCGCTCGTGCGCGTGATCGCCGACACCGGCGTGCGCGTGTCGCCCGTCGGCGCGGGCGCGACGTGGGCGATGACGGTGGATCCGATCGACCCGCAGCTGCTCGCCGCGACGACGGCGACGACGCGCGCGCTGTGGGGCGACGTCCCGATCATCCCGCTCATGTCGACGTGGACCACCGACGGCCGCCTCCTGCGCGACGCGGGGATCCCGACCTACGGCGTGAACGGGCTGTTCACCGTGCCGGGCGAGGAGCGGATGCACGGCCTCGACGAGAAGCTGCGCGTGCGCTCGTTCTACGACGGGCTCGCGTTCACCGACCGGCTGTTGCGGCAGATCGCCGGCGCGCCGGGAGCCTGACGTGGCTCGGCCAGGTCGTAATCTGCGGCTGCTGCTGTCGGCCCTGGCGCTGACCGCGACGCCCGCGCACTCCCAGGCCCGCGTCGTGATCGACGTCGCGCGACGCGAGGGGCCCGTGAGCCCGTTGCTGTTCGGGCAGTTCCTCGAGTTCATGTACGAGGGCATCAAGGGCGGGCTGCACGCGGAGCTGCTGCGCGGGCGCGGGTTCGAGGAGGCGCCCGACGCGATCGGGCTGCCGCGCCCGTGGGAGCGCTACCCGGACGACCGCAACGACGACTACGCGCTCGACTTCCGGTGGGACGACTCGGTGGCGTTCGCCGTGCGCGCCGACTCGCTCACGGGCACCGGGCCATCGCACGCGCTGCGCGTCGACGCCGGCGACGGCGTCATCGCGCGCCACGGCATCTACCAGCCGCGCGTGCCGGTGCGCGGCGGCGTCCCGTACACCGCGCAGATCTGGCTCCGCGCCGCCGACTACACGGGCCCGGTCGTCCTCGCGCTCGAGGAGGACGCGAGCGGCGGACGCGTGTACGCCGAGTGGCGCGTCGACGTCGCGCCGGGCGCGTGGCGCCGCTACGCCGTCGTGCTGCACCCGATGCGGAGCGATCCGCTCGCCCGATTCGTCGTGCTCTTTCCCGGGCGCGGTCGCGTGTGGCTCGACCAGGCGTCGCTCATGCCCGCGGACACCGCGCCCGGCGGCGTCCGGCGCGACGTGTACGAGCGCGTGCGCGCGCTGCGCCCCGCGTTCATCCGCTGGCCGGGCGGCAACGTGGCGCAGGACTACCACTGGCGGTGGGGCGTCGGCCCGCGCGACGAGCGGCCGACGTGGGTCAACCTGTCGTGGAAGCGCGAGCCCGAGCCATCGGACTTCGGCACCGACGAGTTCATCGCGTTCGCGCGATCGTTAGGCGCGGAGCCGTCGCTCACGGTCAACGTGGACGGGCGCGGCGCGACGCCGGAGGAGGCCGCGGCGTGGGTGGAGTACTGCAACGGCCCCGCGACGTCGCGGTGGGGCGCCGTGCGCGCGGCGAACGGCCATCCCGCGCCGTACGGCGTCACGCTGTGGGAGGTCGGCAACGAGATCTGGGGCGACTGGGTCCGCGGCCATACGGACGCCGCCACCTACGCGGGCAACTTCCGCCGCTACCGCGACGCGATGCGCGCCGTCGACTCCACCATCCGCTTCATCGCCGTCGGCGACAACGACATGGCGTGGAACCGCATCGTGCTGCGCGCGGTCGGGCTGTACGTCGACTACCTCGCGATCCACCACTACTACGGCTTCGACTCCACGCAGCGCGACCTGCGCCACCTCATGGCGCGGCCGTTGGGCTACGAGCGCTTCTACGCCGACGTCGCGCGGCTCATCCGCGACGAGGTGCCCGGCCACGCGGTCGCGCTCACGATCGACGAGTGGGGGCTCGCGCTCCCCGAGGCGCGGCAGCACGGCATGGACGCGGCGCTCTACGGCGCGCGGCTCATGAACGTGTTCGAGCGCACGCCGGTCGTCGCCATGAGCGCGGTATCGGACCTCGTGAACGGCTGGCCCGGCGGCATCGTCCAGGCGAGCCGCCACGCGCTGTTCGTCACGCCGCTCTACCATGCGAACCGGCTCTACGCGACGCACCTCGGCCGCGAGCGCGTCGGCGTCGCGCTCACGGGCGCGCCGACGTTCGGCGTGGACTCGTCGGGCGCGCCGACGCCGGCCCTCGACGTCGTCGCCACGCGCGCCGACAGCCTGTTGTACGTCATGCTCGTGAACACCGACCCCGCGCGCGACGTGCGCGTGCGCGTCGAGGTACGGGGCGGCAGCGTGCAGAGCGACGCGACGTGGGAGCTGCTCGCGGAGCCCGACGGACGTCGCGGGTCCAACGGCTTCGCGACGCCCGACGCGATCGCCCCGCGCCGCCGGCCGCTGCGCGCCGGGAGCGCGTTCGTCGTCGACGTCCCGGCGCGCTCGGTGTCGGCCTTGACGCTGCGCGTGCGCGGCGGCTGACGGCGCTCAAGTTCGCCGGCGTCCTTGCCGACACTCTCCCGGGACCCACACCGGGGGAGACGGCATGATCGCAGGGATCTCCAGCTCGTTCGGCGGCGTCTCGGCCGCCGCGGCGCGGTTCGACGTCGCGGCCAGCCGAGTCTCGGCCGCCACCGAGACGCTGGCCAATCCGGACACGATGGACGTCGGCGGCACGAGCGCGCTGAGCGACGCGATGGTGCAGATGGCCGTCGCCCGCTTCGCGTTCCTCGCGTCGATCCACGTCGCGCTCACGACGAGCGACATGGTGAGCCAGGCGCTGCAGCTCGGCGGCTACCGCCCCAGCGGCACCAGCTGACGGGCGCTGCGCCCGATCCATGCAAGGGCTCGCGGGCCTCACCCGTCTGGAGCCCCGCATGAGCGTGCCCGTCCCCGTGCCGTCGCCCGATCCGCTGCCGCTCCCCGACCCGCAGCCGACCCCGGACCGGGAGCCGTGGCCGCCGGCGCCCACCCCGCCCGAGGACGAGCCGCCGACGAAGAAGCTGCCGATCCAGTAGCCGCCGCGGCTCAGTGCGGCGTGATGACCCGCTCGCTGCGGGGCGCCGGCACCGCGGCGGGGACGCGCTCGGCGAGCAGCTTCGCCATGTAGCGGTCCGCCTCGCCGATCCGCTCCAGCTCCACGGCCGAGGCGTCCACCGTCCGCTCGAGCTGTGCCATCCGGTCACGCAGCTCCTCCAGCGTGGCGACCAGCCGCGACTCGTCGATCGGCGGCGGCTGGCGACGCGTCTCCATCCACCGCTGGAACGCGCGGCCGAGATGGCTCGTGACGAGCAGCGCGATCCCGCTCACGGTGGTGACGGTGATGATCTGGATGATGTCGTTGCCGCTCATGTCGACCTCGGTGCCTGGGTCCGTCGTCGCCTACGAGGCGGTCCGCGAGGTGGTTTCCGATGCGGGGCATCCGGTCCGCGACGCGCGGCGTAGAATCGGCGAACCCGCCGACCGCCCATGCGACGCTACGACATCGCCCGCCACATCGCGCGCCTCGACCCCGAGCGCGACCACGTCGAGATCGTGCACTACCTCGTCGGGTGGGAGTTCCCGTGGGACTGGGTGCGCGCGCTCGAGATGGCGCTCTATCGCACGTTCTGCAATCCCCGCACGTCGCGGCTGCTCGACCACACGCGCGAGTTCCACGACCGCCCGCAGCGTCGCTACGACGACACCGCGCTGCTCATGGCGGAGATCATGGAGTGGGGCTACGACAGCGACCGCGGGCGCGAGGCGCTGCGGCGGACGAACCGGTTCCACCGCCACTACGACATCGCGAACGAGGACTTCCTCTACGTCCTCACGACGTTCCACCTCGAACCGATCCGGTGGATGGATCGTTACGGGTGGCGGCGGCTCACCGCGCACGAGAAGCGCGCGAGCTACCACTTCTGGCGCGAGGTCGGGCGCCGCATGAACATCCGCGACATCCCGCCGACGCCGGAAGCGTTCGAGCGGTGGAGCGTGGCGTTCGAGCGCACGCACTTCGCGTTCGACGAGGCGAACCGCCGCATCGCGACGTCGACGCGCGAGCTGTTCGCCGGCTGGTTCCCGCGTCCGCTGCGCCCGCTCGTGCGCGTCGGCATCCACGCCCTGCTCGACGACACGATGCTGGCGTCGTTCGGCTTCCGCGCCGCGCCGCGCCCCGTGCGGTCGCTCGTCGCCGGCGCGCTGCGTATGCGCGGCTGGGCGCTCCGCTTCTTCCCGCCGCGCCGCCGCAAGGGCTTCATCACCGGCACGCCGCAGCGCTCGTGGCCCGACGGTTACGAGCTGACCGACCTTGGCCCGCCGCCGCTGCTGCACGCGCGCGAGGGGGCGGCGCGTTAGGCGCCCGCCGCCTCTACGGAGACCGGGTCAGGCAGTACGTGATGTAGTCGGTGCCGGCCGGCGTGCCGCCGAGCTGGCGCACGAGCGTCGCGACCTGGCCGCGGTGGTACGTGCCGTGGTTCACGACGTGGCGCAGCACCTCGACGAGCGGCGAGGCGCCCTCGACGCCGCTGCGGAAGCGGAACGCGAGCGGCGCGGCGAGCGCGCCCTCGGTGAGCGCGTCGAGATAACGCCGCTGCTCGCCCCACGTCGCGTCCCACCGCGCGCGCAGCGACGCGAGGTCCGCGCAGTCGGAGAAGTCGGTGACGCGCCCCGCGACCTCACCGTGCCAGCGCGCGAGCCACGTGATCTCCGCGCCGAGCATGTGCTCCAGCGTCGCGCGCAGCGACGGGAACGAGCCGCCTAACGGGCGCGCGTACTGCTCCGGCGTGAGCGCCGCGACCGCATCCAGCGTGCGCTCGTTCGCCCAACGGTTGAACGCGAACAGCGTGCGGACGTCGTCGAGGGCGCTCATGGCCAGAGTATAGCCTCCGCCTCGCGCGCCAGCATCGCCGCATGCTCCACGTGCCGCCCCGACCGCTCCAGCACCTCGCGCCCCGGCACGCCCGGCCACGTCGGCGCGGGCGCGTCCAGCGTCTTCACGCGCGCGGCGTCGACCACGAACACCACCCGCCCCACGCCCGCCCACGCGATCGCCGCCGCGCACATCGCGCAGGGCTCGGCGCTCGTGTACATCGTGGCCGCGGCCAGCTCCGGCGCTCCCGCCACGGCGCCGAGCGCGCGCAGCGCGACGATCTCCGCGTGCGCCGTGACGTCCGCCGTCGTGCGCACGAGGTTCCCGCCCTCCGCGAGCAGCCGCCCGTCGGCGGCGACGACGCGCGCGCCGAACGGGTCGTCGCCGCGCTGCCGCGCCTCGAGCGCGAGCGCCACCGTGGCGCGCAGCTCCGTCAGGTCGACGTCGGTCAGCACGCGGTGCCTAACGCGGCGGCGGGACGACCACGTCGTCCCGTGCGTCCGCGGCCGTCGTTCGACGCCATCACCCCCGCGGCGCCGTCCGCGCTCGTGTGCCGGCCGAGCGAGCGGCGGCGGCGCGCCGTCGTGGCCACGAGACCGATCGTGTGCGGGTCGTCCATGACGACGCCCACCTCGAGCGTCCCGCCGACCGCCGGGTCGAGCGTGCTCCCGACGCGGTGCCGTGGCGCGCTGAACTCGGGGGCGGCGAGACGGGTGCGGCGAGACGGCATGCGACGGCGGCCGGAAGTGGAGCGGGGCCGTGAATCTAGCCCGCCGCCGCCTCTCCAGCACCTCGTCGTGGACGGCGAGACTGGCGGCGAGCCACGGCGCCGGGCGGTGGCACACTGGTACCGCTCCGGGACGCGCCCTATCCTCAGGGTCTCCCGCCTCAATCGTTCCAGTCCCAGCCGCTCGCACCCGCCGTGTCTCGCCGCCTCCGTCTCGCCGCCGGCGCCCTCGCCGCGCTCCCGCTCAGCCTCGCGACCGCCCTCCACGCCCAGGGCGCCCAGGGCGCCCAGGGCGCCCAGGGCGACGCCGACGTCGCGCGCCGCGTGGCGGCCGTCATGCCGAAGGTCGTCGCGTGGCGGCGCGACTTCCACGAGCATCCGGAGCTGTCGAACCAGGAGGTGCGCACGTCGGGGATCGTCGCGCAGCACCTGAAGGCGCTGGGCCTCGAGGTGCGCACCGGCGTCGGGGGCACGGGCGTCGTGGGGCTGCTGCGCGGCGGGCGCCCCGGCAAGGTGGTCGCGCTGCGCGCCGACATGGACGCGCTCCCCGTCGAGGAGCTCGTCGACCTGCCGTTCAAGTCGAAGGTGCGCGCGACGTACAACGGCCAGGACGTCGGCGTCATGCACGCGTGCGGCCACGACATGCACGTCGCCATGCTGATGGGCGCCGCGGAGGTGCTCGCGGGGATGAAGGCGCAGATCCCCGGCACCGTGATGTTCGTCTTCCAGCCCGACGAGGAAGGGGAGGCGGGCAAGCCGCAGGGCGCGAAGGCGATGCTCGACGACGGCCTGTTCGCCGGCACGAAGCCGGACGCGATCTTCGGCCTGCACGTCGGCATCACGCCGGCCGACGCGGGGCAGCTCACGACGCGGCCTAACGGCTTCATGGCGGCGTCGGACTTCTTCCGCATCGTCGTGCACGGCCGGCAGACGCACGGCGCGACGCCGTGGGACGGCGTGGACCCGGTGGTCGCCGCGGCGGCGATCGTGAACGGGCTGCAGACGATCGTGAGCCGTCAGGCGAAGCTCGTGCTCGCGCCCGCGGTCGTCACCGTCGGCGCGCTGAACGCGGGCGTGCGCAACAACATCATCCCCGACAGTGCGGTGATGATCGGCACCGTGCGCACGTTCGATCCCGGCATGCGCGACGACATCGGCAAGCGCCTCGAGCGCACGGCGAAGCTGATCGCCGAGAGCCAGGGCGCCACCGCGGACGTGACGATCCAGCGCATGACGCCCGTGACGGCGAACGATGCCGCGCTCACGGGGCGGATGTTAGGCACCCTGCGCCGCGTGGCCGGCGCGTCGAACGTGATCGAGGGGCAGCCGGTGACCGGTGCCGAGGACTTCGGCTTCTACGCCGAGCAGGTGCCCGCGATGTTCGTGTTCCTCGGCGTGCGTCCGAAGGGGAGCCCGCTCTCGGCGTTCGTGTCGAACCACTCGCCGAAGTTCTTCGCCGACGAATCCGCGCTGCCGACCGGGGTGCGCACGCTCGTCGCGCTGGCGACGGACTACCTGGCACCTGCGACGCCGTGATCGCTGCGTGGCTGCGTAGCTGCGTGGCTGCGTAACGGCACTTACGCAGCTACGCAGCTACGCAGCTACGCAGCCACGCAGCGCTCTATCGCTGTGCCGCCGCGTACACCACGTGCGACACCACCCGCATCGCGTCCGTCGCGAGCGTCCATGCGCGGTCGAGGGCGTCGGCCTGAGGTTGGGCGCGCGAGCCGCGGGCCGGGCGCGGGGCCTCGCTCGCGCGCCCGGGTGTGGGGACGGGCACGCTCACCGTCCAGATGCCGCATGCGAGTCGTGTGAGACGCACCGGTGCGTGGCCGAGCGCCGCGGCGTCGCGGGCGCGGAGCGCGCGGCGATAGGCGGCCGCGTACACGCCGTGCGCATCCCACGCCGCGAGCAGCGTCTCACGCAGGTCCGCCGACGCGCCGCGCGTCCCGAGCACGAGCGCGTCGAACGAGACCGCGGCCCCCGGCACCGTGCGGCGCCGCTCCGGGTACGCGGCGGCGAGCAGCCGTCCCGCGCCGAGGTACGTGCGCTGCACCGCGGAGAGCAGCGCGTCGAGCTCCACGAAGAGCGCGGTCTGGCCGGCGAGCGTCGTCAGCTCGCGCGTGCCGAACAGCGCCGCCGTGCGCCGCGCCGCCGCGGCCGCCGCCGCGTACGACTCCGCCGCGCGCGCCGCGTGATGCTCCATCGCGTCGAGCAGGAAGCGAAGGCGCTGGGCGCGCGTGCCGAGCCCCGGGTCGTCGAACAGCCGCTCGAGCGGCGCGCGCCAGCCGAGCGCTCCGGCCGCCGACACGAGGTGCGTGGTGCCCGCGGCGGCGACGAGCAGCCGCGGCGCGAGACCGTGCGTCGCGGCGACCGCCACCGGATCCACGTCGCCCTCGAGCCCCTCGCGCGCATGCTCCTCGGCCGTCGGCCCGGACGCCGCGCGCGCCGCGTCCACCGGGCGCAGTCCGAGCGCGGCGAGCGTCGCGTCGGCCGGCGTTGGGCCGCGTGGGCGCGCAGGGATCACGCTCCATCCGTCGTCCGGAATGCGCCACGCGTCGACACCGCGGGAGAACACGACACGCTGGATCGGCGCGTCGATCTCCACGAGCAGACGTTCGAGTAGTGGATAGGAGGGCTGCTGGGCGGGCACGGCGGAACGGTGGGGAATCCGCGAGGTGGGCGCCCACAGTATAGTACCGACGCTACAAAACAACCGTGTAGGACTTTCGCCACACGTTTTGCCACACCGTCACCTCCGCACCGTCGCCCCGCGCCTCGCATGCATCACGTGTCGCCCGCAGAAGAAGTCCGCGCGCCGTCCGCGCCGCCGCCACCGCGCGAGCATCCGCTCGCGTGGGTCGGCCCGTTCGCGGTGTTCATGGCGTGGCTCGCCGTGGATCGTCTGCTGCCGCTCGCGAATCCGACGAAGGAGGTCGTGCGCGACGTCGTGCTGGTCGCGGCGATCGTCGGCTTCTCGCGCCGCGTGCTGCCGACGCGCGCGCCGTACTGGCTCGCGAGCATCGGCGTGGGACTCGCCGTGTTCGCGCTGTGGGTGCTGCCCGACGTGCTGGTGCCGCAGTGGCGCTCGCACTGGCTGCTGCAGAACGCGATCACCGGTCGCATCACCACGTCCATCCCACCGACGGAGCTCACGCCGCTCATGCTCGTGCTGCGCACGACGCGCGCGGCGCTGCTCGTGCCGGTGATCGAGGAGCTGTTCTGGCGCGGATGGCTCCCACGCTGGCTGCAGGACACGCGCACGGAGCGCGTGCCGATGGGCCGCTACACGCCGTTCGCGTTCTGGGCGACCGCGGCGCTGTTCGCCGCGGAGCACGGCCCGTTCTGGGAGGTGGGGCTCGTCGCCGGCGTCGTGTACAACTGGTGGATGCGGCGCACGCGATCGTTAGGCGATCTCGTGCTCGCGCACGCCGTCACCAATCTCGTCCTCTCGCTGTACGTCGTCGCGAGTCGCGATTGGCGGTTCTGGATGTGACCTGGCGGCTGGCGGCTCGCGGCATCACGGCCGCCGCAGCGGCGTCAGCACGATCTTCCGGAACTCCACCTCCGCGCCCTCCGACTGCAGCGCGATCTGCCCGTGGTCGGCCGTCGCGTCGGTGCCGTGGTTCACGAGGTCCCCGTTCACCCACACCGTGATCTCGCGGCCGACCGCCTCGATCACCATGCGGTTCCAGGCGCCTAACGGTTTCTCGGAGCCGTCGGTGAGGTTCACGATGCGGCGCGCCTTGCCCTCCGTGATCCCCCACGTCTCCGGCGGGCCGCGCCGCTGCACCATGTCGGGGACGCGGATGTCCTCCACGATGCACCAGAAGTCGCCCGCGTTCCCGCTCTCCATCTGCACCTCGATCGACTTCGGGAACATGCCGTAGAGCGCGCGCGGCGTGGACGCGTGCACGAGCACTCCGGCGTTCCCCGGCGCGCCGGGGAAGCGGTACTCCACCTCCAGCCGGTAGTCGCGGTACACCGCGTCGGTGATGAGGTGTCCGCGCGGCTCGCCGAGCGTGACGAGGTTGCCGTCGCGCACGAGGAACGGGCTGCGGAGGCGCGGGCTCGTGTCGGCCGCCGGGACGTCGACGTGCCAGCCGGTGAGCGTGCGGCCGTCGAACAGGCTGCGCGCGGGCGACAGCCGCGCGGTGTGCGACGCGCACGCCGAGGTGCCTAACAGGACGACGAGGAGACGTGCGCGCCGCAGGTGTCTCATGGGACGGGAGTCGGGTCGCCGGCCGCGAGTCGATGCAGCGCGTCGCCGGATACGCGCTGCACCGTCCACTGGTCCATCGGCACCGCGCCGATCGAGCGGTAGAAGCGGATCGCGGGCTCGTTCCAGTCGAGCACCCACCACTCCAGCCGCCCGCACTCGCGCGCCACGGCGAGCCGCGCGAGGTGCTCGAGCAGCGCGTGTCCCACGCCGCGGCCGCGGTGGTCGGGAAGCACGAACAGATCCTCGAGGTACAGCCCGCGCTGTGCGAGGAACGTGGAGTAGTTGTGGAAGAACAGCGCGAACCCCGCCGGCTCGCCGTCGACTTCGGCGATCACGACCTCGGCATCGGGGCGCGGGCCGAACAGCGAGGCGCGGATCTTCTCCTCCGTCGCCTCGCACTCGTGCAGCAGCCGCTCGTATTCGGCGAGCCCGCGGATGAAGCGCACGATGAGCGGCACGTCCGCTTCCGTCGCAGGACGGATGCGCGGCGCAGCGCTCGCGGCGCGCACCGGACTACGGCGCCGCGCTGGTGGGGAGCTGCAGCGGCTGGCCGGCGACGAGCCGCTTGGACTGCGCGTCGGGCACGAGGTTCATCGCCGCGAGCGCGTGCCCGCCGAGGATCGTCGGGTCGCCCTGCTCGGCGAAGATGACCGTGTCGACCGTCTGCGCGCCCTCGGTGGTGAAGAACGCGTAGCCGGCGAGCCGCGAGACGCGCTCGCCGTCCGGCGTGGTGAACCAGATCGGCTGACGGCGCATGATGCCGAGGTCCTCGAGCGCGGCGGCCGGGACCCACGAGTAGCGCCCCTCCGGATCGACCAGGGCGCGCAGCAGCTTCGCCTCGCTCGCGTTCGGCTGCGCGCGCA
This DNA window, taken from Gemmatirosa kalamazoonensis, encodes the following:
- a CDS encoding amidohydrolase, producing MSRRLRLAAGALAALPLSLATALHAQGAQGAQGAQGDADVARRVAAVMPKVVAWRRDFHEHPELSNQEVRTSGIVAQHLKALGLEVRTGVGGTGVVGLLRGGRPGKVVALRADMDALPVEELVDLPFKSKVRATYNGQDVGVMHACGHDMHVAMLMGAAEVLAGMKAQIPGTVMFVFQPDEEGEAGKPQGAKAMLDDGLFAGTKPDAIFGLHVGITPADAGQLTTRPNGFMAASDFFRIVVHGRQTHGATPWDGVDPVVAAAAIVNGLQTIVSRQAKLVLAPAVVTVGALNAGVRNNIIPDSAVMIGTVRTFDPGMRDDIGKRLERTAKLIAESQGATADVTIQRMTPVTANDAALTGRMLGTLRRVAGASNVIEGQPVTGAEDFGFYAEQVPAMFVFLGVRPKGSPLSAFVSNHSPKFFADESALPTGVRTLVALATDYLAPATP
- a CDS encoding CAAX prenyl protease-related protein; the protein is MHHVSPAEEVRAPSAPPPPREHPLAWVGPFAVFMAWLAVDRLLPLANPTKEVVRDVVLVAAIVGFSRRVLPTRAPYWLASIGVGLAVFALWVLPDVLVPQWRSHWLLQNAITGRITTSIPPTELTPLMLVLRTTRAALLVPVIEELFWRGWLPRWLQDTRTERVPMGRYTPFAFWATAALFAAEHGPFWEVGLVAGVVYNWWMRRTRSLGDLVLAHAVTNLVLSLYVVASRDWRFWM
- a CDS encoding 3-keto-disaccharide hydrolase → MRHLRRARLLVVLLGTSACASHTARLSPARSLFDGRTLTGWHVDVPAADTSPRLRSPFLVRDGNLVTLGEPRGHLITDAVYRDYRLEVEYRFPGAPGNAGVLVHASTPRALYGMFPKSIEVQMESGNAGDFWCIVEDIRVPDMVQRRGPPETWGITEGKARRIVNLTDGSEKPLGAWNRMVIEAVGREITVWVNGDLVNHGTDATADHGQIALQSEGAEVEFRKIVLTPLRRP
- a CDS encoding GNAT family N-acetyltransferase, which codes for MPLIVRFIRGLAEYERLLHECEATEEKIRASLFGPRPDAEVVIAEVDGEPAGFALFFHNYSTFLAQRGLYLEDLFVLPDHRGRGVGHALLEHLARLAVARECGRLEWWVLDWNEPAIRFYRSIGAVPMDQWTVQRVSGDALHRLAAGDPTPVP